ACCATGGTCAGCGCCGCGCCGAACACACCCGAGATCGAGATCGCCCACGACAGGATGCCGGGCGTCAGGTACTGGATCGGCTTGAGCGACGCGTCCTCGACCGGCTTGGCCTCCAGCGTGAACTTGGGCGTGACCTGCGCCGCACCGAGGTTGATCTTGTCGACCACGCCGGACACGATGCCGATCACGGTGCCCGCCGCGACCTGGTCGCTGGCCGCGAACGTCACGTCGACCCGGTCGCCGTTCACCACCACGGCCGCGGGCAGGTCGCCGTCGTTCACCTTCTGCCGCGCGGTCGCCTCGTCCCCGTACTTCTCCAGCTCCAACGCGCCGGTCTGCTCCAACGCCGACAGCACCGGCCCGTCACCGACGGCCGCGATCTTCGTCTTGTCGCTGCCCGCGTCGCTGAACAGCAGGCCGAACACGACCAGGAACATCAACGGGAACAGGAAGACGAAGAACAACGTCATCTTGTCCCGCAGGAAACCCTTGATCATGGCGGCCGACAGGCTCTTGAAGGCGGTCATGCGCGGTACTCCCGTCCGGTCAGGTCGAGGAACACGTCCTCCAACGTGGCCGTGCGCACCTGGAGCCCGTCCAAGGTGCCGCGTTCGGCGAGCGCCGACAGGACCGGCGCGGGCTTGCGGGTGGAAATGGTCAACGAGACCTCGTCCTCGTGCGCGTCCTCGACGCCGGTGATGCCGCGGGCCGCCTCACGCGTGAGCACGCCCTTCTGCAACACGACGTGCGTCGGCGCGTTCAGGCCCCGGACCAGCGTCGCGGGCGCGTCCATGGCCAGGATCCGGCCCCGGTCCATGATCGCCACCCGGTCGCACAGGATCTCGGCCTCGTCCAGGTAGTGCGTGGTGTAGACGATGGTCTTGCCCCTCGCCTGGATCGCCCGCAGCACGTCCCACAGGTTGCGCCGGGCCTGCGGGTCGAGCGCCGCGGTCGGCTCGTCCAGAAAGACGATGTCCGGGTCGTGCACCAACGCGCACGCGATCGACAACCGCTGCCGCTGGCCCCCGGACAGCTTGTTCTCCTGCACGTTCGCCTTGTCGGTCAAGCCGACCAGTTCCAGCATGTCGTCGGCCGTCTGCCTGCTCACCCCGTACAGCGACCCGAACGTCTGCAACTGCTCCCGCGCGGTCAGCTTCTCGAAGAAGCTGGACGCCTGGAGCTGCACGCCGATCCTCGGCAGCAGCTTCGCGTTGCGCGGCCACGGCTCCTCGCCCAGCAGCGTCACCTGCCCGGCGTCCGCCTTGCGCAGCCCCTCGACGATCTCCAGCGTGGTGGTCTTGCCCGCCCCGTTCGGCCCCAGGATGCCGAAGAACTCCCCCTCGGCGACGGTGAACGAAACCCCGTCTACCGCCTTCAGCTCGCCGTAGCTCTTTCTGATGTCCGCAACCACGACGGCCGGTATGCGTGCCCCTGTCATGGCTGGACGGTAATCCGCGCCGTGAGCCGGTTGTGACCGATCCATAGGTTCACGACATAAGTGAACGTCGATCGAGACTTTCGAACGACGGTGTGGTGGCTGTCCGCGCGGAACCGGCTACGAGGGGTGCTCACCTGTGCAGGGCGAGGGTGGCGTGGAACCGGGACCGGTGGCCCACGTCGCCTCCTCCGGGTCCTCCGTGAGGCCGAAGTCGAGCCGTTCGCCCTGCTTGAGCCGGCCGTAGTTCAGGTACGCCTTGTCCCGTGGCGCGGCGCCTACCCGCAAAGACCGCACGTACTGGAGCTTGGACGAGTCCGCGCCGGCGGCGGTGATGGTGATGTCACGGCCGTTCTCCAGGTGGATCACCGCCTGGCTGAACCTCGGCGCGTTCAGCACGAACTCCCCCGTGCCAGGCATCACCGGGTACATGCCCAGCGCGCTGAACACGTACCACGCGGACATCTGGCCCAGGTCGTCGTTGCCCGTCACGCCGTTCGGCGCGTCCACGAACAACGTCTGCGCCGCCCGCACCACGGCCGACGTCTTCCACGGCTGCCCCACGAGCGCGTACATCCACGGCACGTGCAGGTCCGGCTCATTGTTCGGGTTATATCGATACTGGTTGTAGTAGTTATATGGCCCGACGACCCACTTCTCCCGGACCGTCTTCGCCGGGTCGGCCACCAGGTCGGGGTAGGCGAAGAAGTCGTCCAGCCGGGCGAGGGACGCGTCCTTCCCGCCCTGCCGTTCCACCAGCCCGGCCACGTCCTGCTGCGCCAGCCACTGGTACTGCCACGCCGTGCCCTCGTGGAACCCGTCCTGGCCCTGCGGGGTGAACGGGGTCAGCCACTCGCCATTGGCCAGCTTCGGCCGGGGGAACCCGGTGAAGCCGCGGTCGGACACCGTGCCGTCCCACAGCACCCGGTAGTTCAGCCCACGCCCGCGCAGTGCCGCCGCGTCGTCGGCGTGGCCCAGTTCAGCGGCCATGATCGACAGCGAGCAGTCCGCCAACGCGTACTCCAACGTCGCCGAAGCGCCGTGGTGCGGGTCGACGTCCTGCCCCTTCTTCGGGAAGTTCTTGTCGTACTGCACGAATCCATTCGCCAGGTACGAAGGGTTGCCCACCCGACCCTCGAACGGCGACGACGCCGGCGGCACGGAGGTCGCGTTCTGCCACAACGCCCGGTACGCCTGCTCCTCCAACCCCTCCAGCGCACCGAACCGCCACAGGTCCACCAGGAACGGGGTGACGGGATCGCCCGTCATGGTGTTGGTCTCCTGGTTGGCGTACGCCCACCGGGGCAGCCACCCGCCCTGCTCGTGGATCGCCAGCACGGACCGGGCGATGTCCTTCGCACGCGCGGGCCTCAGCAGCGCCAGCAACTGGTTCTGGGCGCGGTAGGTGTCCCAGAGCGAGAAGTACTCGTAATACGTCCAGCCGTCCGCGTGGTGCACCTGGTTGTCGAACCCGCGGTACCGGCCGTCCACGTCGTTGCCCGTCAACGGCTGCAACAGCACGTGGTAGAGCGCGGTGTAGAAGACCGTGCGGTCCGTCCCTGCAGCGGAGACCTCGACGCTCGACAGCTCCCGTCGCCACGCGTCCTGCGCCGCGGCACGCAACGCGTCGAACGACTTGCCCTTGGACTCGCCGAGGTTCTTCGTCGCGCCTTCCGCGTCCACGTGCGAGATCGCGGTGGCCGCGGTGACCGGGCCGTCGTCGAACGTCACCCACTGGCCGCGCAGCCCCGAACCGCCGTCCGCGCCACCCCAGTTGCCGGTCGCCTCGAACGGCCGGTCGAACGTCGTGGTGAAGTACGTCGT
This is a stretch of genomic DNA from Saccharothrix ecbatanensis. It encodes these proteins:
- a CDS encoding ABC transporter ATP-binding protein codes for the protein MTGARIPAVVVADIRKSYGELKAVDGVSFTVAEGEFFGILGPNGAGKTTTLEIVEGLRKADAGQVTLLGEEPWPRNAKLLPRIGVQLQASSFFEKLTAREQLQTFGSLYGVSRQTADDMLELVGLTDKANVQENKLSGGQRQRLSIACALVHDPDIVFLDEPTAALDPQARRNLWDVLRAIQARGKTIVYTTHYLDEAEILCDRVAIMDRGRILAMDAPATLVRGLNAPTHVVLQKGVLTREAARGITGVEDAHEDEVSLTISTRKPAPVLSALAERGTLDGLQVRTATLEDVFLDLTGREYRA
- a CDS encoding GH92 family glycosyl hydrolase, with translation MVSPVTATAASPDPVESVNTFIGTKDDGNTFPGASMPFGMAHSSPIGSHYAGYRYDDPVIRGFGHFFLSGAGCYEQGGLVSILPTTGLPRSFDHRSYGARYTHDGEVGKPGYYRVRLASGITVETTATTRSGVERFTFPAGVTPHVLVNVGQANDKEPVFASSIRVVDDRTLAGTVVSQAFCGGKAYTTYFTTTFDRPFEATGNWGGADGGSGLRGQWVTFDDGPVTAATAISHVDAEGATKNLGESKGKSFDALRAAAQDAWRRELSSVEVSAAGTDRTVFYTALYHVLLQPLTGNDVDGRYRGFDNQVHHADGWTYYEYFSLWDTYRAQNQLLALLRPARAKDIARSVLAIHEQGGWLPRWAYANQETNTMTGDPVTPFLVDLWRFGALEGLEEQAYRALWQNATSVPPASSPFEGRVGNPSYLANGFVQYDKNFPKKGQDVDPHHGASATLEYALADCSLSIMAAELGHADDAAALRGRGLNYRVLWDGTVSDRGFTGFPRPKLANGEWLTPFTPQGQDGFHEGTAWQYQWLAQQDVAGLVERQGGKDASLARLDDFFAYPDLVADPAKTVREKWVVGPYNYYNQYRYNPNNEPDLHVPWMYALVGQPWKTSAVVRAAQTLFVDAPNGVTGNDDLGQMSAWYVFSALGMYPVMPGTGEFVLNAPRFSQAVIHLENGRDITITAAGADSSKLQYVRSLRVGAAPRDKAYLNYGRLKQGERLDFGLTEDPEEATWATGPGSTPPSPCTGEHPS
- a CDS encoding ABC transporter permease, which encodes MTAFKSLSAAMIKGFLRDKMTLFFVFLFPLMFLVVFGLLFSDAGSDKTKIAAVGDGPVLSALEQTGALELEKYGDEATARQKVNDGDLPAAVVVNGDRVDVTFAASDQVAAGTVIGIVSGVVDKINLGAAQVTPKFTLEAKPVEDASLKPIQYLTPGILSWAISISGVFGAALTMVSWRKKQVLRRIRLAPVSAMTVLSSRVLVSVGTAVAQGIVFVAVAMLPLFGLKLTGQWYLALPLLVLGTTAFFAIGMLVGAFCKTEEAASGAANIIILPMAFLSGTFFPVENAPGWLQAVSNVFPLRHMNDGMLDVLVRGKGVEALLVPSAVLIGFTLVVGFLAVRLFRWED